In the genome of Thermodesulfobacteriota bacterium, the window GCCTGATTCTGGTATCTTGCCCATTCCTGATCGCCGGGGACGGCGATGACCGGGATATCGAGATGCGTGATGACCTTATAATTGGTTAAGGCATCCCCTTTGAGCTTCTCCGGGGAGGTGAGGAGATAGACGGTAACCAATACGCCTCGTTCGGCGAGCCAGCGGGCGATGACGAAACCGTCACCGCCATTATTGCCCGGGCCGGAGAAGATAGCTACCTTCTGTCCATATTTCAGTTCAGGCCTGGCCTTGAGGATGGCCTCGGCCGCACCCCGCCCCGCGTTTTCCATAAGTACCGGTCCGGGGATGCCGTATCTCTCGATGGCGGTTCTATCTATCTCTCTCATCTCAGACGCAGTAACGAGCTTCATGTAAAACCTCCAGGATAACGTATAACAGGATAACTACGAGCTATCCGTTTCGAGGATAACCACGGCTATGCCATAATCTCTTTCATGGGAAAGACTGACAAATTTTCGTTGTATGGCCAGCCTTGCACAGAGTTCAGCGCTTGGCCCATATAGGTTCAATGTCGGCTTTCCGGATGCCTCATTGGATATCTCGATGTCTCTCCAGGTTATACCGGACTGCATCCCCAGGCCAATCGCCTTGGCAAAGGCCTCCTTGGCCGCGAAGCGAAGGGCATAATGCAGGTGCGACTCCTTTTTTCTAAGACAATAGGCATTTTCGAC includes:
- the acpS gene encoding holo-ACP synthase, whose protein sequence is MIYGMGTDIVKIARIREALTKFGTRFQERIFTPVENAYCLRKKESHLHYALRFAAKEAFAKAIGLGMQSGITWRDIEISNEASGKPTLNLYGPSAELCARLAIQRKFVSLSHERDYGIAVVILETDSS